In a genomic window of Leifsonia xyli subsp. cynodontis DSM 46306:
- the pyrF gene encoding orotidine-5'-phosphate decarboxylase — MTEGARGVVPFGDRLAAVFDARGRLCVGIDPHAHLLAAWGLPDSASGVREFGLRVVDAAAGRAGTVKPQVAFFERFGAAGYAALEEVLSAARAAGLLVIADAKRGDIGTSVAAYAESWLTPGSPLEADALTIAAFQGVGSIDAPMRLAEATGKGLFVLAATSNPEAATLQQAVVASGPNTGYTVARAIIEDVQVFTQGQPPHPFASVGLVLGATLDLPAFGIDTERVYAPAFPVLAPGFGHQGALVADAPRLFGSLAPGVIVSESRGLLATGPDGIAAAIAGRSEEVRAAHA; from the coding sequence GTGACGGAGGGCGCCCGGGGCGTCGTCCCCTTCGGCGACCGGCTGGCCGCGGTGTTCGATGCGCGCGGACGGCTGTGCGTCGGGATCGATCCGCACGCCCATCTGCTCGCAGCGTGGGGCCTGCCGGACTCGGCCTCGGGCGTACGCGAGTTCGGATTGCGGGTGGTGGACGCTGCCGCTGGCCGTGCCGGGACAGTGAAGCCGCAGGTGGCGTTCTTCGAGCGGTTCGGCGCCGCCGGATACGCTGCTCTGGAGGAGGTGCTCTCCGCCGCCCGGGCCGCCGGCCTGCTCGTGATCGCCGACGCGAAGCGCGGCGACATCGGCACGAGTGTGGCCGCATACGCCGAATCGTGGCTGACCCCAGGCTCCCCGCTGGAGGCGGACGCGCTCACCATCGCCGCTTTCCAGGGCGTCGGCTCGATCGACGCGCCCATGCGCCTCGCCGAGGCGACCGGAAAGGGCCTGTTCGTGCTGGCGGCGACCTCGAATCCGGAGGCCGCCACACTCCAGCAGGCGGTCGTGGCCTCGGGTCCGAATACCGGGTACACCGTGGCGCGTGCCATCATCGAAGACGTGCAGGTCTTCACCCAGGGGCAGCCCCCACATCCCTTCGCCTCCGTGGGCCTCGTGCTCGGCGCGACCCTCGATCTCCCCGCGTTCGGAATCGACACCGAACGGGTCTACGCGCCGGCGTTCCCGGTGCTCGCACCGGGCTTCGGCCACCAGGGCGCGCTGGTCGCAGACGCCCCTCGCCTGTTCGGCTCGCTGGCCCCCGGGGTCATCGTGAGCGAGTCCCGCGGGCTCCTGGCCACCGGTCCCGACGGTATCGCCGCAGCGATCGCCGGCCGCTCCGAGGAGGTGCGCGCCGCGCATGCCTGA
- the gmk gene encoding guanylate kinase, whose translation MPDPVAEAATGSADRRRPAPPEVDRKAASAAAVAARRARASVKAAIAARELSPLIVLDHATADPGGVEGRIRVTEFLLSVPAIGTTKMQDALRRLGIAPSKRLGGLGRHQRLRLRDFLIEREERPVRRRNRLVVLAGPTAVGKGTVSAYIRENYPEVLLSVSATTRSPRPGEIDGVNYYFVDDAAFDRMIAAGDLLEHATVHNAYRYGTPRAPIEKALDEGRSVLLEIDLQGARQVRASMPEARLIFLLPPTWEELVRRLVGRGTEGAVEQQRRLETAKVELAAQNEFDHRVVNHTVADAAREVVDLMMLRPAPVRPSTA comes from the coding sequence ATGCCTGACCCCGTCGCCGAGGCAGCCACCGGGTCCGCGGACCGGCGTCGTCCCGCTCCGCCCGAGGTGGATCGGAAGGCCGCCAGCGCCGCCGCCGTCGCGGCCCGCCGCGCCCGCGCGAGCGTCAAAGCCGCCATCGCCGCCCGCGAGCTCTCGCCGCTGATCGTCCTCGACCACGCCACGGCCGACCCTGGGGGCGTGGAGGGACGCATCCGGGTCACCGAGTTCCTGCTCAGCGTCCCGGCCATCGGAACGACCAAGATGCAGGACGCCCTGCGCCGGCTCGGCATCGCCCCCTCCAAGCGGCTCGGCGGGCTCGGCCGGCACCAGCGGCTCCGGCTTCGCGACTTCCTCATCGAGCGCGAGGAGCGACCGGTCCGGCGGCGCAATCGCCTCGTGGTGCTGGCGGGCCCCACCGCTGTCGGCAAGGGCACGGTCTCGGCCTACATCCGGGAGAACTATCCCGAGGTGCTGCTCTCGGTCTCCGCGACCACCCGCTCGCCGCGTCCCGGCGAGATCGACGGCGTCAATTACTACTTCGTCGACGATGCCGCGTTCGATCGGATGATCGCGGCCGGCGACCTCCTCGAGCACGCGACCGTACACAACGCCTACCGCTACGGAACGCCGCGGGCGCCGATCGAGAAGGCGCTGGACGAGGGCAGGAGCGTCCTCCTCGAGATCGACCTCCAGGGCGCGCGCCAGGTGCGTGCGTCGATGCCGGAGGCCCGCCTGATCTTCCTGCTGCCCCCGACCTGGGAGGAGCTGGTTCGCCGGCTCGTCGGCCGGGGCACCGAAGGCGCCGTCGAACAGCAGCGCCGTCTGGAGACCGCGAAGGTCGAACTGGCCGCCCAGAACGAGTTCGACCACCGCGTTGTGAACCACACGGTCGCCGATGCCGCCCGGGAGGTCGTAGACTTGATGATGCTTCGCCCGGCGCCGGTACGTCCGTCAACCGCCTAG
- the rpoZ gene encoding DNA-directed RNA polymerase subunit omega — translation MATSTNGIIDPPIDDLLSKVESKYALVIFASKRARQINDYYADLHEGSLFDNVGPLVDSSVDDKPLSVAMHEINEDRLVLKPIAAAE, via the coding sequence ATGGCCACCAGCACCAACGGCATCATCGACCCGCCCATCGACGACCTCCTCTCCAAAGTCGAGTCCAAGTACGCGCTCGTGATCTTCGCCTCGAAACGCGCTCGGCAGATCAACGATTACTACGCAGACCTGCACGAGGGCAGCCTGTTCGACAACGTCGGACCGCTTGTGGACTCGTCGGTGGACGACAAGCCCCTCTCGGTGGCCATGCACGAGATCAACGAGGACAGACTCGTTCTCAAACCGATCGCCGCCGCCGAATAA
- a CDS encoding bifunctional phosphopantothenoylcysteine decarboxylase/phosphopantothenate synthase: MTIVVGVTGGIAAYKAVGVIRALVLEGHSVHVVATEAALRFVGRPTLEAISRNPVATDLYEGVAEVRHVAIGQSADLIVIAPATANTIAKLAAGLADDLLGNTVLASTAPLVIAPAMHTEMWQNPATAANIATLTDRGVIVVGPASGPLTGSESGPGRLEETETIVRTALRAVGIAPRPVVSAVPELAADIVVLSERRRANEAARRPRGGVDLRGKRVVITAGGTREPLDPVRFFGNRSSGRQGVALAWAAQARGAEVVLIAAYLEIEPPDGVEFVPVRTALELQEAVTESARAADIVVMAAAVADYRPASSRDSKIKKSETGETLTLELVANPDILAGLTREKRHGQVIVGFAAETEPDPSALIERGRGKLAAKGADFLVLNQVAWDQGFQTENNAVVVLRRGGDIVMEASGSKLSVADRILDVIV; encoded by the coding sequence TTGACCATCGTCGTCGGAGTGACCGGCGGCATCGCCGCCTACAAAGCCGTGGGCGTGATCCGGGCGCTCGTGCTCGAGGGCCACTCCGTCCACGTCGTCGCGACGGAGGCCGCGCTGCGGTTCGTTGGCCGGCCGACGTTGGAGGCGATCAGCAGGAACCCCGTCGCGACCGATCTGTACGAGGGCGTCGCGGAGGTGCGGCATGTGGCCATCGGCCAGTCCGCCGACCTCATCGTGATCGCTCCGGCGACGGCCAACACCATCGCCAAGCTCGCCGCGGGGCTCGCCGACGATCTGCTCGGCAACACCGTCCTCGCCTCCACCGCCCCCCTCGTGATCGCCCCGGCGATGCACACCGAGATGTGGCAGAACCCGGCGACGGCGGCCAACATCGCGACGCTCACCGACCGCGGTGTGATCGTCGTCGGTCCCGCGTCCGGTCCGCTGACGGGCAGCGAGAGCGGACCGGGCCGTCTCGAGGAGACCGAGACCATCGTCCGGACGGCGTTGCGCGCCGTCGGCATCGCGCCGCGCCCGGTCGTCTCGGCGGTCCCCGAGCTCGCGGCCGACATCGTCGTGCTCTCGGAGCGCCGGCGTGCGAACGAGGCCGCGCGGCGGCCGCGCGGCGGGGTGGACCTCCGCGGCAAGCGTGTCGTGATCACCGCCGGCGGGACCCGCGAGCCGTTGGACCCGGTGCGCTTCTTCGGCAACCGCTCCAGCGGCCGGCAGGGCGTCGCGCTCGCCTGGGCGGCGCAGGCGCGGGGAGCGGAGGTCGTGCTGATCGCGGCGTATCTGGAGATCGAGCCGCCGGACGGTGTCGAGTTCGTTCCGGTGCGGACCGCGCTGGAATTGCAGGAGGCCGTGACCGAGTCCGCCCGTGCCGCCGACATCGTGGTGATGGCGGCCGCCGTGGCCGACTACCGTCCGGCATCGAGTCGCGACAGCAAGATCAAGAAATCCGAGACAGGGGAGACCCTGACGCTGGAGCTCGTCGCCAATCCCGACATCCTCGCCGGGCTCACCCGCGAGAAGCGTCACGGGCAGGTGATCGTCGGCTTCGCGGCCGAGACGGAGCCCGACCCGTCGGCTCTCATCGAACGGGGCCGCGGCAAGCTGGCGGCCAAGGGCGCGGACTTCCTCGTGCTCAACCAGGTGGCCTGGGATCAGGGCTTCCAGACGGAGAACAACGCGGTCGTCGTTCTGCGCAGGGGCGGAGATATAGTGATGGAGGCCTCCGGGAGCAAACTGTCGGTGGCCGATCGTATTCTCGACGTCATCGTCTGA
- the metK gene encoding methionine adenosyltransferase — translation MADLRLFTSESVTEGHPDKICDQISDSILDALLAVDEHSRVAVETLVTTGLVHVAGEVTTKGYVEIPALVRDTIVEIGYDSSDVSFDGTQCGVSVSIGAQSPDIAQGVDNALETRSEQSRDDLDRQGAGDQGIMFGFATTETPQYMPLPIWLAHRLAERLAAVRKDGTLGYLRPDGKTQVTIGYEGYVPKSVQTVVLSTQHAWDIPSERLRAEVIEQVIEPVMHAAGVETSHIRTLINPTGRFEIGGPKGDAGLTGRKIIVDTYGGASRHGGGAFSGKDPSKVDRSAAYALRWVAKNAVAAGLADRLEVQIAYAIGKAAPVGLYVETFGTAHVPDERIIHAIREVFDLRPAAIARDLDLLRPIYARTATYGHFGRELPDFTWERLDRVDDLRSAAGL, via the coding sequence ATGGCCGATCTGCGTCTCTTCACGTCCGAGTCTGTGACCGAGGGCCACCCGGACAAGATCTGCGATCAGATCTCCGACAGCATCCTCGATGCCCTGCTCGCCGTCGACGAGCACAGCCGTGTCGCCGTCGAGACGCTCGTGACCACCGGTCTCGTGCATGTGGCCGGTGAGGTCACCACCAAGGGCTATGTCGAGATCCCGGCGCTCGTGCGGGACACCATCGTAGAGATCGGCTACGACTCCTCCGATGTCAGCTTCGACGGCACGCAGTGCGGTGTCTCCGTCTCGATCGGCGCCCAGTCGCCGGACATCGCACAGGGCGTCGACAATGCGCTGGAGACGCGATCCGAGCAGAGCCGGGACGACCTCGACCGGCAGGGCGCGGGCGACCAGGGCATCATGTTCGGCTTCGCCACCACCGAGACCCCGCAGTACATGCCGCTGCCGATCTGGCTGGCTCATCGGCTCGCCGAACGTCTTGCGGCGGTGCGCAAGGACGGCACGCTCGGCTATCTGCGCCCGGATGGCAAGACCCAGGTCACGATCGGCTACGAGGGCTATGTGCCGAAGAGCGTGCAGACCGTCGTGCTGTCCACCCAGCACGCGTGGGACATCCCCAGCGAGCGCCTGCGAGCGGAGGTGATCGAGCAGGTCATCGAGCCTGTCATGCATGCCGCGGGAGTGGAGACCTCGCACATCCGCACTCTGATCAACCCCACCGGCCGCTTCGAGATCGGTGGGCCGAAGGGGGACGCCGGTCTCACCGGCCGCAAGATCATCGTCGACACCTATGGCGGCGCGAGCCGTCACGGCGGCGGCGCGTTCTCCGGCAAAGACCCGTCGAAGGTGGACCGCTCGGCCGCGTACGCTCTGCGCTGGGTGGCGAAGAACGCGGTCGCCGCGGGGCTCGCGGACCGGCTCGAGGTGCAGATCGCCTACGCGATTGGCAAGGCCGCCCCGGTCGGGCTCTACGTCGAGACCTTCGGCACCGCTCACGTTCCGGACGAACGCATCATCCACGCCATCCGTGAGGTCTTCGATCTGCGACCGGCCGCCATCGCGCGCGACCTCGACCTGCTCCGTCCGATCTACGCGCGCACGGCGACGTACGGCCACTTCGGCCGCGAGCTCCCGGACTTCACCTGGGAGCGGCTCGACCGCGTCGACGACCTGCGCTCGGCCGCGGGGCTGTAG
- a CDS encoding primosomal protein N' — MPAAARVARVVLDSPLPQLDHFFDYLVPEELAAQAFPGVRVRVPLRTAGRVADGYLVEWAGPEGAYEGRLSLIESVVSPVPVLTPGVWRLARRLADRSAGTASDILRLAIPGRMVRVEKQWLAQPESERNPAASPPAIGVRGYGECTLETAVARGERLALRALPRLSPLPDGTWVGEWAITLAALAAATWSTGRSAILAVPDHRDLEQLSAALAAIVPATAVVRTDASQANADRYRGFLAALAGPRILIGNRSVVYAPADDLGLIAVWEDSDPLHAEPLAPYVHTRDAALVRQELTGCGLVVSGLVRSVEAQRLVELGWLRDTAPERASAPKVVLTSAQQADEPAARAARIPSGAWRAARKALDHGPVLVQVARPGYAPLLACASCGQAARCTRCTGPLGQRQAGARPSCQWCGALATDWSCSRCEHTAFRMVTPGSGRTAEELGRAFPGTRIVLADGDHPVRRIGPAPALVVATRGAEPIADGGYRAVLLLDGERMLARESLRVAEDCLRWWTSAAVLAAPGAPTVLVGVSGALARAFATGRLVDFAREELADRRGLRFPPAVRLASITGAPAAVDAVVAAVGPGLLIDVLGPVEVGEKTVRSILRFEYARGAEIAAAVRGQVVRNATQRRKAPAGRGGYRPAPSLRVRFDDPEIL; from the coding sequence GTGCCGGCGGCCGCCCGGGTCGCTCGCGTCGTCCTCGATTCGCCGCTCCCGCAGCTCGACCACTTCTTCGACTATCTCGTCCCCGAGGAACTGGCCGCCCAGGCGTTCCCCGGCGTCCGTGTGCGCGTTCCGCTTCGCACCGCGGGACGGGTCGCCGACGGCTACCTCGTGGAATGGGCCGGGCCCGAGGGCGCCTATGAGGGTCGGCTCAGCCTGATCGAGTCGGTCGTCTCGCCGGTGCCGGTGCTCACGCCCGGGGTGTGGCGGCTGGCGCGGCGGCTGGCCGACCGCAGCGCCGGGACGGCCAGCGACATCCTGCGCCTGGCGATTCCCGGGCGGATGGTGCGCGTCGAGAAGCAGTGGCTTGCCCAGCCGGAGAGCGAGCGCAACCCGGCAGCGTCCCCCCCGGCGATCGGCGTGCGCGGGTACGGCGAGTGTACGCTGGAGACCGCCGTCGCGCGCGGCGAACGCCTAGCCCTCCGCGCCCTGCCCCGGCTCAGCCCGCTGCCGGACGGCACCTGGGTGGGCGAGTGGGCGATCACCCTCGCTGCGCTCGCGGCCGCGACCTGGAGCACAGGGCGTTCGGCGATCCTGGCTGTGCCCGATCACCGCGATCTGGAGCAGCTGTCGGCAGCCCTGGCTGCGATCGTGCCGGCCACGGCGGTGGTCCGCACCGATGCGTCACAGGCCAACGCCGACCGCTACCGCGGTTTCTTGGCGGCGCTGGCCGGGCCGCGCATCCTGATCGGCAACCGCTCGGTGGTGTACGCTCCCGCGGACGACCTGGGACTGATCGCGGTCTGGGAGGACAGCGACCCCCTGCACGCGGAACCGCTCGCGCCCTATGTCCACACGCGGGACGCGGCCCTCGTCCGGCAGGAGCTGACCGGCTGCGGGCTCGTCGTGAGCGGGCTCGTCCGCAGCGTCGAGGCTCAGCGGCTGGTCGAGCTGGGCTGGCTTCGGGACACGGCTCCCGAACGGGCGTCTGCGCCGAAAGTCGTTCTGACCTCGGCGCAGCAGGCGGACGAGCCCGCCGCCCGCGCGGCGCGCATCCCCTCGGGAGCCTGGCGGGCGGCCCGGAAAGCCCTGGATCACGGCCCCGTGCTCGTGCAGGTGGCGCGCCCCGGTTACGCCCCGCTGCTAGCTTGCGCGAGCTGTGGCCAGGCCGCGCGCTGCACCCGCTGCACCGGGCCGCTCGGCCAGAGACAGGCGGGGGCGAGGCCCTCGTGCCAGTGGTGCGGCGCGCTCGCGACCGACTGGAGCTGCTCGCGCTGCGAGCACACGGCGTTCCGGATGGTCACGCCCGGTTCGGGACGCACAGCGGAGGAGCTGGGCCGGGCCTTCCCCGGTACGCGCATCGTCCTGGCGGACGGCGACCATCCGGTGCGGCGTATCGGGCCGGCCCCAGCGCTCGTGGTCGCCACCCGCGGGGCCGAGCCGATCGCGGACGGCGGCTACCGCGCTGTCCTGCTGCTCGACGGAGAGCGGATGCTCGCCCGGGAGAGCCTGCGCGTGGCCGAGGACTGCCTTCGCTGGTGGACCAGCGCCGCCGTCCTCGCCGCGCCCGGCGCGCCCACCGTGCTCGTCGGGGTGTCCGGCGCTCTCGCGCGGGCCTTCGCGACCGGCCGGCTGGTGGACTTCGCCCGCGAAGAGCTCGCCGACCGGCGCGGACTCCGTTTTCCGCCCGCGGTGCGGCTCGCCTCGATCACGGGCGCTCCGGCGGCCGTGGACGCGGTCGTCGCCGCGGTGGGTCCCGGTCTGCTCATCGACGTGCTCGGTCCGGTGGAGGTGGGCGAGAAGACGGTGCGCAGCATCCTGCGCTTCGAGTACGCGCGTGGAGCCGAGATCGCGGCAGCTGTGCGGGGCCAGGTGGTGCGGAACGCGACGCAGCGCCGGAAGGCGCCGGCCGGACGCGGCGGCTACCGCCCCGCTCCGTCGCTGCGCGTGCGCTTCGACGATCCGGAGATCCTCTGA